From the Pangasianodon hypophthalmus isolate fPanHyp1 chromosome 17, fPanHyp1.pri, whole genome shotgun sequence genome, one window contains:
- the loxa gene encoding protein-lysine 6-oxidase isoform X1, with amino-acid sequence MRARQLDTVFYACARLYLLSCVLQCARCQRDSAPLRRTIQWQHDGRLFSILSQGAQYVPPLRRNGNGDGEQQQQEQRRQQPPVRPLTVISSGHVRHNEPSGASAPSHSHGSRWLPLRRAGAPRGRVNDTARTAPGPVPSPPPSPPPPRARDDAMVGDDPYNPYKYSEQDNPYYNYYDAYERPRPRQRPGYGTSYFQYGLPDLVPDPYYIQASTYVQRVPMYNLRCAAEENCLASSAYRSSVRDYDTRMLLRFPQRVKNQGTSDFLPSRPRYSWEWHSCHQHFHSMDEFSHYDLLDASTHSRVAEGHKASFCLEDTSCDYGYYRRFACTAHTQGLSPGCYDTYNADIDCQWIDITDVKPGNYILKISVNPNYQVQESDYSNNIVRCDLRYTGNYVYASGCQLSPY; translated from the exons ATGCGCGCACGACAACTCGACACGGTATTTTACGCGTGCGCGCGCCTGTATTTATTAAGCTGCGTGCTCCAGTGCGCACGGTGTCAGCGGGACTCGGCGCCTCTCAGGCGGACCATCCAGTGGCAGCATGACGGCAGACTCTTCAGCATCCTGAGTCAGGGCGCGCAGTACGTGCCTCCGTTAAGGAGAAACGGAAACGGAGAtggagagcagcagcagcaggagcagcggCGGCAGCAGCCTCCGGTCAGACCCCTAACCGTGATCAGCAGCGGCCATGTGAGACACAACGAGCCGTCTGGTGCTTCCGCGCCGTCGCACTCACACGGATCGCGCTGGTTGCCCCTCAGGCGCGCCGGTGCGCCTCGCGGCCGCGTAAACGACACCGCGCGCACGGCTCCGGGGCCGGTTCCGTCTCCACCTCCGTCTCCACCGCCTCCGAGGGCGCGAGACGATGCCATGGTCGGAGACGATCCTTACAATCCCTACAAGTACAGCGAGCAGGACAACCCGTACTACAACTACTATGACGCGTACGAACGACCGAGACCGAGACAGAGACCCGGATATGGAACAAGTTACTTTCAGTACG GTTTGCCTGACCTCGTGCCAGATCCGTACTACATTCAGGCCTCCACCTATGTGCAAAGGGTGCCAATGTACAACCTCCGATGTGCTGCAGAGGAAAACTGCCTTGCCAG ctCGGCGTATAGGTCAAGTGTGAGAGATTATGATACTCGGATGCTGCTGCGCTTCCCACAGCGTGTCAAGAACCAGGGCACGTCCGACTTCCTGCCTAGCCGGCCACGCTACTCTTGGGAGTGGCACAGCTGCCATCA GCACTTCCACAGCATGGATGAATTCAGCCATTACGATCTGCTGGACGCCAGCACTCACTCCCGTGTGGCTGAGGGACACAAGGCCAGCTTCTGCCTGGAGGACACGTCCTGCGACTACGGCTACTACAGACGCTTTGCTTGTACCGCTCACACACAG GGTCTGAGTCCGGGATGTTACGACACTTACAATGCCGACATCGACTGTCAGTGGATCGACATTACAGACGTGAAACCTGGGAATTACATCCTGAAG atcaGTGTTAACCCCAATTATCAGGTTCAAGAGTCTGACTACAGCAACAACATTGTGCGCTGTGACCTTCGCTACACCGGCAACTACGTCTACGCTTCAGGATGTCAGTTGTCACC GTATTAA
- the loxa gene encoding protein-lysine 6-oxidase isoform X2, translating into MRARQLDTVFYACARLYLLSCVLQCARCQRDSAPLRRTIQWQHDGRLFSILSQGAQYVPPLRRNGNGDGEQQQQEQRRQQPPVRPLTVISSGHVRHNEPSGASAPSHSHGSRWLPLRRAGAPRGRVNDTARTAPGPVPSPPPSPPPPRARDDAMVGDDPYNPYKYSEQDNPYYNYYDAYERPRPRQRPGYGTSYFQYGLPDLVPDPYYIQASTYVQRVPMYNLRCAAEENCLASSAYRSSVRDYDTRMLLRFPQRVKNQGTSDFLPSRPRYSWEWHSCHQHFHSMDEFSHYDLLDASTHSRVAEGHKASFCLEDTSCDYGYYRRFACTAHTQGLSPGCYDTYNADIDCQWIDITDVKPGNYILKISVNPNYQVQESDYSNNIVRCDLRYTGNYVYASGCQLSP; encoded by the exons ATGCGCGCACGACAACTCGACACGGTATTTTACGCGTGCGCGCGCCTGTATTTATTAAGCTGCGTGCTCCAGTGCGCACGGTGTCAGCGGGACTCGGCGCCTCTCAGGCGGACCATCCAGTGGCAGCATGACGGCAGACTCTTCAGCATCCTGAGTCAGGGCGCGCAGTACGTGCCTCCGTTAAGGAGAAACGGAAACGGAGAtggagagcagcagcagcaggagcagcggCGGCAGCAGCCTCCGGTCAGACCCCTAACCGTGATCAGCAGCGGCCATGTGAGACACAACGAGCCGTCTGGTGCTTCCGCGCCGTCGCACTCACACGGATCGCGCTGGTTGCCCCTCAGGCGCGCCGGTGCGCCTCGCGGCCGCGTAAACGACACCGCGCGCACGGCTCCGGGGCCGGTTCCGTCTCCACCTCCGTCTCCACCGCCTCCGAGGGCGCGAGACGATGCCATGGTCGGAGACGATCCTTACAATCCCTACAAGTACAGCGAGCAGGACAACCCGTACTACAACTACTATGACGCGTACGAACGACCGAGACCGAGACAGAGACCCGGATATGGAACAAGTTACTTTCAGTACG GTTTGCCTGACCTCGTGCCAGATCCGTACTACATTCAGGCCTCCACCTATGTGCAAAGGGTGCCAATGTACAACCTCCGATGTGCTGCAGAGGAAAACTGCCTTGCCAG ctCGGCGTATAGGTCAAGTGTGAGAGATTATGATACTCGGATGCTGCTGCGCTTCCCACAGCGTGTCAAGAACCAGGGCACGTCCGACTTCCTGCCTAGCCGGCCACGCTACTCTTGGGAGTGGCACAGCTGCCATCA GCACTTCCACAGCATGGATGAATTCAGCCATTACGATCTGCTGGACGCCAGCACTCACTCCCGTGTGGCTGAGGGACACAAGGCCAGCTTCTGCCTGGAGGACACGTCCTGCGACTACGGCTACTACAGACGCTTTGCTTGTACCGCTCACACACAG GGTCTGAGTCCGGGATGTTACGACACTTACAATGCCGACATCGACTGTCAGTGGATCGACATTACAGACGTGAAACCTGGGAATTACATCCTGAAG atcaGTGTTAACCCCAATTATCAGGTTCAAGAGTCTGACTACAGCAACAACATTGTGCGCTGTGACCTTCGCTACACCGGCAACTACGTCTACGCTTCAGGATGTCAGTTGTCACCGTGA
- the snx24 gene encoding sorting nexin-24, which yields MHPVSVSIPCFRSEDSASEKGYTVFKIEVLTSGRQHTVEKRYSEFHALHKMLKKIIKPPELPSKHVRNWIPKVLEQRRHGLELYLQTIIMENEVLPKIFLDFLNIRHLPSLPKAESCGSFETESEDSCKLTHQPALLFLRDPYLLPATNDTFSNVVTEGVIHGIFYPDLQPR from the exons ATGCATCCTGTATCCGTGTCTATCCCTTGTTTTCGTTCAGAAGACAGCGCGTCGGAAAAAGGCTACACA GTTTTTAAGATCGAGGTGTTAACGAGCGGGCGGCAGCACACTGTGGAGAAGCGCTACAGTGAGTTTCATGCTCTGCACAAAATG CTGAAGAAGATCATTAAACCTCCGGAGCTTCCATCAAAGCACGTGAGGAACTGGATCCCCAAAGTTCTGGAGCAGAGAAGACACGGTCTTGAGCTTTACCTTCAG ACTATAATCATGGAAAACGAGGTTcttcctaaaatatttctggATTTCCTCAACATCCGCCACCTCCCGTCCCTGCCAAAGGCCGAGAGTTGTGG GTCGTTTGAAACTGAATCCGAGGACTCATG TAAACTGACACATCAGCCAGCCCTGCTCTTCCTGAGGGACCCCTATCTGCTTCCTGCCACTAACG ACACGTTTTCGAACGTCGTCACTGAAGGCGTGATTCATGGAATATTCTACCCAGACCTGCAGCCGAGGtag